The following coding sequences lie in one Micromonospora sp. R77 genomic window:
- a CDS encoding CDP-alcohol phosphatidyltransferase family protein, with product MVGTQLNWDQYATAWARLHGGFDPRAAAPVVRAWLRFAYHVGFVLGRLRVGPTAVTVVGVLLCFCVPLLVGRPGDGPVLGALFVLLAAVADSVDGAVAVATNRTTRLGYVYDSVADRLGEAAWLTAFWLLGAPGALVAAAGGLSWLHEYVRARAVAAGMREIGTVTVGERPTRVSVALVGLLVAGLAGLIDTDLTAGTITMATTVWVLLAGFGLGQLLSAVRRALLDAG from the coding sequence GTGGTGGGCACACAGCTGAACTGGGACCAGTACGCGACGGCGTGGGCGCGACTGCACGGCGGGTTCGACCCGCGGGCCGCCGCCCCGGTGGTACGCGCCTGGCTGCGTTTCGCCTACCACGTCGGTTTCGTGCTGGGCCGGCTCCGGGTCGGCCCGACCGCCGTCACCGTGGTCGGGGTGCTGCTCTGCTTCTGCGTACCGCTGCTGGTCGGCCGGCCGGGGGACGGGCCGGTCCTCGGCGCGCTCTTCGTGCTGCTCGCCGCGGTGGCCGACAGCGTCGACGGCGCGGTGGCGGTGGCCACCAACCGGACCACCCGCCTCGGCTACGTCTACGACTCGGTCGCCGACCGGCTCGGCGAGGCCGCCTGGCTGACCGCGTTCTGGCTGCTCGGTGCGCCGGGCGCGCTGGTCGCCGCCGCCGGTGGCCTGTCCTGGCTGCACGAGTACGTCCGTGCCCGGGCGGTCGCCGCGGGGATGCGGGAGATCGGCACGGTGACCGTGGGGGAGCGCCCCACCCGGGTCAGCGTGGCCCTGGTCGGCCTGCTGGTCGCCGGGCTCGCCGGCCTGATCGACACCGACCTGACCGCCGGCACGATCACCATGGCCACCACCGTCTGGGTCCTGCTGGCCGGCTTCGGCCTCGGCCAGCTCCTCTCCGCCGTCCGCCGCGCCCTCCTCGACGCCGGCTGA
- the metF gene encoding methylenetetrahydrofolate reductase [NAD(P)H], with translation MALGLPSVLPNPQPAIGELIRDRRPTFSFEFFPPKTAQGERLLWQAIRELESLRPSFVSITYGAGGSTRDTTVAVTERIATETTLLPMAHLTAVNHSVAELRHVIGRLAGVGVRNVLAVRGDPPGNPGGEWVPHPEGVHYAEDLVRLVRDAGDFSVGVAAFPYKHPRSADVATDTAHFVRKCRAGAEFAITQMFFDADDYLRLRDRVAAAGCDTPILAGVMPVTQIGTIERSVQLSGAPFPPALAARFAQVADDPEAVRRLGIEQASEMCAKLLDEGVPGIHFITLNRSTATREVWQHLQADARV, from the coding sequence GTGGCGCTCGGTCTCCCCTCGGTTCTCCCCAATCCCCAACCGGCAATCGGGGAGCTGATCCGCGACCGCCGGCCGACCTTCTCGTTCGAGTTCTTCCCGCCCAAGACGGCCCAGGGCGAGCGGCTGCTCTGGCAGGCGATCCGCGAGCTGGAGTCCTTGCGCCCCTCGTTCGTCTCGATCACCTACGGTGCCGGCGGCTCGACCCGGGACACCACGGTCGCGGTCACCGAGCGGATCGCCACCGAGACGACCCTGCTGCCGATGGCGCACCTGACCGCCGTCAACCACTCGGTCGCCGAGCTGCGGCACGTCATCGGCCGGCTGGCCGGCGTCGGGGTGCGCAACGTGCTCGCCGTGCGGGGCGACCCGCCGGGCAACCCGGGCGGCGAGTGGGTGCCGCACCCGGAGGGCGTGCACTACGCCGAGGACCTGGTCCGGCTGGTCCGGGACGCCGGTGACTTCAGCGTCGGGGTGGCCGCCTTCCCGTACAAGCATCCGCGCTCGGCGGACGTGGCCACCGACACCGCGCACTTCGTCCGCAAGTGCCGGGCGGGGGCCGAGTTCGCGATCACCCAGATGTTCTTCGACGCCGACGACTACCTGCGGCTGCGGGACCGGGTCGCGGCGGCCGGCTGCGACACCCCGATCCTGGCCGGGGTGATGCCGGTGACCCAGATCGGCACCATCGAGCGGTCCGTGCAGCTTTCCGGGGCGCCGTTCCCGCCCGCCCTGGCCGCGCGGTTCGCCCAGGTGGCCGACGACCCGGAGGCGGTCCGGCGGCTCGGCATCGAGCAGGCCAGCGAGATGTGCGCCAAGCTGCTCGACGAGGGAGTGCCGGGGATCCACTTCATCACCCTCAACCGGTCCACCGCGACCCGGGAGGTCTGGCAGCACCTGCAGGCCGACGCGCGGGTGTGA
- a CDS encoding helix-turn-helix domain-containing protein produces the protein MTPFPPSGPRLLGPFLAELRLARGWSQQRIAAELCAASGVPTLTRHEVSRWERQLRLPGDFWLGWLAVVLGVPGELLTDAAARSRRWGAPAGGPVGVRSRPGRPCSPWRTAGWPIRPASRSVARRGVPCRARTGRTRTAPVPGPVRPARRPRRWPSCAGGTTSRAARTWPATACAGCAGPPGRSPSPGRRPPAAAARPRRGGPAQRLAERRRR, from the coding sequence ATGACCCCGTTCCCGCCATCCGGCCCGCGCCTGCTCGGGCCGTTCCTGGCCGAGCTGCGACTGGCCCGCGGCTGGAGCCAGCAGCGGATCGCCGCCGAGCTCTGCGCCGCCTCCGGGGTGCCCACCCTGACCCGGCACGAGGTCTCCCGGTGGGAACGGCAGCTGCGGCTGCCCGGCGACTTCTGGCTGGGCTGGCTCGCCGTCGTGCTCGGCGTGCCCGGCGAGCTGCTCACCGACGCGGCGGCCCGCAGCCGCCGGTGGGGTGCTCCGGCGGGAGGGCCGGTCGGCGTCCGGTCCCGCCCCGGGCGGCCTTGCTCGCCCTGGCGCACCGCTGGCTGGCCGATCCGTCCGGCGTCCCGCTCGGTGGCCCGCCGTGGTGTCCCCTGCCGGGCCCGGACGGGGCGGACCCGGACGGCACCGGTCCCCGGCCCGGTCCGGCCCGCCCGGCGGCCGAGGAGGTGGCCGAGCTGCGCCGGTGGGACGACCTCTCGGGCGGCGCGGACCTGGCCGGCCACGGCCTGCGCCGGCTGCGCCGGACCGCCCGGGCGGTCACCGTCGCCGGGCCGGCGGCCGCCGGCGGCTGCTGCCCGTCCTCGCCGAGGCGGCCCAGCTCAGCGGCTGGCTGAGCGCCGACGCCGGTGA
- a CDS encoding polyprenyl synthetase family protein: MTHAAPVSPVDRAGLRQRIDKALTEFLAGQRGWMADVDDALAPVAEAIEAFVLGGGKRLRPAFAYWGYRGAGGVDTDQVVTTLAALEFVQASALIHDDLMDRSDTRRGEPAVHRRFAARHRAAGWGGDPDGFGDAAAILLGDLCLVWSDELLHSAGLDPGTVARARPVFDEMRTEVTVGQYLDVLTQATGDTSLERAGKVARYKSAKYTVERPLLLGAALADAPAEVRAAYSAYGLPLGEAFQLRDDVLGVFGDPAQTGKPAGDDLREGKRTYLVAATWEALDGAGRDVLLGGLGDPGLDAAGVDRLRELIRGSGALDRTEQRIGTLTESALAALTTVDLDTEARQALVDLAIAATRRAD; encoded by the coding sequence GTGACCCACGCTGCTCCCGTCTCCCCCGTCGACCGCGCCGGCCTGCGCCAGCGGATCGACAAGGCCCTCACCGAGTTCCTCGCCGGCCAGCGCGGCTGGATGGCCGACGTCGACGACGCGCTCGCGCCGGTCGCCGAGGCGATCGAGGCCTTCGTGCTCGGCGGCGGGAAGCGTCTGCGCCCCGCCTTCGCGTACTGGGGTTACCGGGGCGCCGGCGGGGTGGACACGGACCAGGTGGTGACGACCCTCGCGGCGCTGGAGTTCGTCCAGGCCAGTGCCCTGATCCACGATGACCTGATGGACCGCTCGGACACCCGGCGCGGTGAGCCGGCGGTGCACCGGCGGTTCGCCGCCCGGCACCGCGCCGCCGGCTGGGGCGGCGACCCGGACGGGTTCGGCGACGCGGCCGCGATCCTCCTCGGCGACCTCTGCCTGGTCTGGTCCGACGAGCTGCTGCACTCCGCCGGCCTCGACCCGGGCACGGTGGCCCGGGCCCGGCCGGTCTTCGACGAGATGCGGACCGAGGTGACCGTCGGGCAGTACCTGGACGTGCTGACCCAGGCCACCGGCGACACCTCGCTGGAGCGGGCCGGCAAGGTGGCCCGCTACAAGTCGGCGAAGTACACGGTCGAGCGGCCGCTGCTGCTCGGTGCGGCGCTGGCCGACGCGCCAGCCGAGGTGCGGGCGGCGTACTCGGCGTACGGGCTGCCGCTGGGTGAGGCGTTCCAGCTCCGCGACGACGTGCTGGGCGTCTTCGGCGACCCGGCGCAGACCGGCAAGCCGGCCGGCGACGACCTGCGCGAGGGCAAGCGGACGTACCTGGTGGCGGCGACGTGGGAGGCGCTCGACGGGGCCGGCCGGGACGTGCTGCTGGGCGGGCTCGGCGATCCGGGGCTGGACGCGGCCGGGGTGGACCGGCTGCGGGAGCTGATCCGCGGCAGCGGGGCGCTGGACCGTACCGAGCAGCGGATCGGCACGCTCACCGAGAGCGCACTGGCCGCCCTCACCACGGTCGACCTGGACACCGAGGCCCGGCAGGCGCTGGTGGACCTGGCCATCGCCGCCACCCGCCGCGCCGACTGA
- a CDS encoding Rv2175c family DNA-binding protein yields the protein MTDSVPADQAATGADLPGPADPAAWLTLPDVAERLDLSISKVHQMIRDREVIAVRRDGVRRIPADLVANQTVRKHLPGVLNLLADAGYDDEAALRWLYEEDPSLPGTPAVALGGDLAREVKRRAQALGF from the coding sequence GTGACCGATTCCGTACCCGCCGACCAGGCCGCCACCGGCGCGGACCTGCCCGGACCCGCCGACCCGGCCGCCTGGCTGACCCTGCCGGACGTCGCCGAGCGGCTCGACCTGTCGATCAGCAAGGTCCACCAGATGATCCGGGACCGCGAGGTGATCGCGGTACGCCGCGACGGCGTCCGCCGGATCCCGGCCGACCTGGTGGCCAACCAGACCGTGCGCAAGCACCTGCCCGGCGTGCTCAACCTGCTCGCCGACGCCGGCTACGACGACGAGGCCGCGCTGCGCTGGCTGTACGAGGAGGACCCGAGCCTCCCCGGCACCCCGGCCGTCGCCCTCGGCGGCGACCTCGCCCGCGAGGTCAAGCGCCGCGCCCAGGCCCTCGGTTTCTGA